One Trichosurus vulpecula isolate mTriVul1 chromosome 7, mTriVul1.pri, whole genome shotgun sequence genomic region harbors:
- the TRAPPC1 gene encoding trafficking protein particle complex subunit 1 isoform X1, whose translation MTEDPLPPLWFSGTHAHSPGVFLMTVHNLYLFDRDGVCLHYSEWHRKKQAGIPKEEEYKLMYGMLFSIRSFVSKMSPVDMKDGFLSFQTSRYKLHYYETPTGVKVVMNTDLGVGPIRDVLHHIYSGLYVELVVKNPLCPLGQTVQSELFRSRLDAYVRSLPFFSARAG comes from the exons ATGACGGAGGACCCCCTCCCCCCGCTGTGGTTCTCAGGTACGCACGCGCACAGCCCGGGTGTCTTTCTG ATGACTGTCCACAACCTGTACTTGTTTGACCGAGATGGGGTTTGCCTCCACTACAGCGAGTGGCACCGCAAGAAGCAGGCGGGGATCCCCAAAGAGGAG GAGTACAAGCTGATGTATGGAATGCTCTTCTCCATCCGATCTTTTGTCAGCAAGATGTCACCCGTGGACAT GAAAGATGGATTCCTGTCCTTCCAGACAAGCCGCTACAAGCTCCATTACTATGAGACACCCACTGGGGTCAAGGTTGTAATGAACACAGATCTGGGTGTAGGACCCATTCGGGATGTCCTTCACCATATCTACAGTGGG CTGTACGTGGAGCTGGTGGTGAAGAACCCGCTGTGCCCCCTGGGGCAGACCGTACAAAGTGAACTCTTTCGCAGCCGGCTTGACGCCTACGTCCGATCGCTGCCCTTCTTCTCCGCCCGCGCGGGCTGA
- the TRAPPC1 gene encoding trafficking protein particle complex subunit 1 isoform X2, whose translation MTVHNLYLFDRDGVCLHYSEWHRKKQAGIPKEEEYKLMYGMLFSIRSFVSKMSPVDMKDGFLSFQTSRYKLHYYETPTGVKVVMNTDLGVGPIRDVLHHIYSGLYVELVVKNPLCPLGQTVQSELFRSRLDAYVRSLPFFSARAG comes from the exons ATGACTGTCCACAACCTGTACTTGTTTGACCGAGATGGGGTTTGCCTCCACTACAGCGAGTGGCACCGCAAGAAGCAGGCGGGGATCCCCAAAGAGGAG GAGTACAAGCTGATGTATGGAATGCTCTTCTCCATCCGATCTTTTGTCAGCAAGATGTCACCCGTGGACAT GAAAGATGGATTCCTGTCCTTCCAGACAAGCCGCTACAAGCTCCATTACTATGAGACACCCACTGGGGTCAAGGTTGTAATGAACACAGATCTGGGTGTAGGACCCATTCGGGATGTCCTTCACCATATCTACAGTGGG CTGTACGTGGAGCTGGTGGTGAAGAACCCGCTGTGCCCCCTGGGGCAGACCGTACAAAGTGAACTCTTTCGCAGCCGGCTTGACGCCTACGTCCGATCGCTGCCCTTCTTCTCCGCCCGCGCGGGCTGA